In Kordiimonas sp. SCSIO 12610, the following are encoded in one genomic region:
- a CDS encoding response regulator, whose translation MAHILIAEDDPSVREFVSRVLTMHGHTVVEAEDGLMAIETLFDEGFDLVLSDIVMPAMDGISLALKIKADYPDLPIILMTGYADEHRRAHNLSALIDGLMLKPFNMEQLLTKITNALEQARARKEAYAAKKPAYSSASQSGT comes from the coding sequence TTGGCCCATATACTTATAGCTGAAGATGATCCATCAGTGCGTGAATTTGTTTCTCGCGTGCTAACGATGCATGGTCATACTGTTGTTGAAGCAGAAGATGGTCTTATGGCGATTGAAACGCTTTTCGATGAAGGATTTGATCTTGTCTTGAGCGATATTGTTATGCCAGCCATGGATGGCATTTCGTTAGCTTTAAAAATCAAAGCTGACTACCCTGACCTGCCTATTATACTTATGACCGGATATGCAGACGAGCATCGCCGCGCCCACAATTTATCAGCTTTGATCGATGGTTTGATGCTAAAGCCGTTTAATATGGAACAGCTTTTGACTAAAATTACAAACGCGCTTGAGCAAGCCCGCGCCCGTAAGGAAGCGTATGCTGCCAAAAAGCCAGCTTATTCCTCTGCGAGCCAATCAGGAACTTGA
- a CDS encoding 3-hydroxybutyryl-CoA dehydrogenase produces MINKVGVIGAGQMGNGIAHVTAVAGMEVILSDVSIEQAAKGKAVIEKNLGRQVTKGQITPEQSDEILERIDLADNLKALADCDLVIEAATENEAVKIAIFKELCETLNKDALIASNTSSISITRLASNTDRPDRFMGVHFMNPVPIMKLVELIRGIATSEETFKTLHDYTDRLGKITATAEDFPGFIVNRILMPMINEAIYTLYEGVGSVRAIDRGMELGTNHPMGPLTLADFIGLDTCLAIMQVLYEGLADSKYRPCPLLVKYVEAGWLGRKSGRGFYDYTGEGEPTPTR; encoded by the coding sequence ATGATCAACAAAGTAGGTGTTATTGGCGCTGGCCAAATGGGAAATGGTATCGCACATGTAACGGCTGTTGCGGGCATGGAAGTCATCTTAAGCGATGTTTCAATTGAACAAGCTGCAAAGGGCAAGGCTGTTATTGAAAAGAACCTTGGCAGACAAGTTACCAAAGGCCAAATAACGCCGGAACAATCAGATGAAATCCTGGAGCGCATCGATCTAGCGGATAATTTAAAAGCACTCGCTGATTGCGACTTGGTGATCGAAGCTGCGACAGAAAATGAAGCCGTTAAGATCGCGATTTTTAAAGAATTGTGCGAAACACTGAATAAAGATGCCTTGATTGCATCAAACACGTCTTCGATTTCTATAACACGGTTGGCTTCAAACACTGACCGCCCAGATCGGTTCATGGGTGTTCATTTTATGAACCCTGTTCCAATTATGAAATTAGTTGAACTAATCCGCGGCATAGCAACATCAGAAGAAACCTTTAAAACATTACATGATTATACTGATCGCTTGGGCAAAATTACAGCGACAGCAGAAGACTTCCCGGGCTTTATTGTCAATCGTATCCTGATGCCTATGATCAACGAAGCGATATATACATTATATGAAGGTGTCGGCTCAGTTCGCGCGATTGACCGCGGTATGGAACTTGGTACGAACCATCCAATGGGACCTCTGACGCTTGCAGACTTTATCGGCCTGGATACATGTCTTGCGATCATGCAAGTCCTTTATGAAGGCCTTGCTGATAGCAAGTATCGCCCATGCCCATTGCTTGTAAAATATGTGGAAGCTGGTTGGTTAGGCCGCAAAAGTGGCCGCGGCTTTTACGATTATACAGGCGAAGGTGAACCAACACCGACACGGTAA
- the lysA gene encoding diaminopimelate decarboxylase yields MDHFQYRDGNLFAEDVDLREIAKEVGTPVYVYSSATLKRHFRVFQEAFDGLDALICFAVKANSNQAVLKTLAQEGSGADVVSGGELKRALLAGIPAQKIVFSGVGKTPDEMRDALKANIKQFNVESEAELEVLNAVAEGMGMIAPVSVRVNPDVDAKTHAKISTGKAENKFGIPWVRVSRVYERIAELSHLKAVGVDVHIGSQLTDLGPFEAAFKKVVDLVKNLRVQGHDIQHIDLGGGLGIPYDPEEETPPSPGAYGAMIGKVLGDLDCSIILEPGRLIAGNAGILLTSMLYEKESENKVFYILDAAMNDLSRPAMYDAYHDIIPVKEPSNVGSDQSNLVSADFVGPVCETGDTFAKSRTTSPMMAGDLAVIKSAGAYGAVMASTYNSRALIPEVLVSEDKFSVIRKRQSIEDLINLDQVPDWLAEE; encoded by the coding sequence ATGGACCATTTTCAATACCGTGATGGCAACCTTTTTGCTGAAGATGTCGATTTACGAGAGATTGCTAAAGAGGTTGGAACCCCTGTTTATGTATACTCGAGTGCAACACTGAAACGTCATTTCCGTGTCTTTCAAGAGGCTTTTGATGGGTTGGACGCCCTAATATGCTTTGCTGTAAAGGCAAACAGTAACCAGGCTGTCTTGAAAACACTGGCCCAAGAAGGCTCGGGCGCGGATGTTGTTAGTGGCGGTGAGTTAAAACGCGCGTTACTCGCTGGTATTCCGGCACAAAAAATTGTCTTTTCTGGTGTCGGGAAAACCCCTGATGAAATGCGTGATGCCCTCAAGGCAAATATCAAGCAATTTAATGTGGAAAGTGAAGCCGAACTGGAAGTTTTAAATGCGGTCGCAGAAGGAATGGGAATGATTGCACCTGTTTCTGTTCGTGTGAACCCGGATGTGGATGCGAAGACCCACGCTAAAATCTCTACCGGTAAGGCAGAAAACAAATTCGGTATCCCCTGGGTTCGTGTATCGCGTGTTTACGAACGAATTGCAGAGCTTTCACACCTGAAAGCCGTTGGCGTGGATGTCCATATTGGTTCGCAGTTAACGGACCTGGGGCCTTTCGAGGCTGCGTTCAAAAAGGTGGTGGATCTTGTGAAAAACCTTCGGGTACAAGGCCACGATATTCAACACATCGATTTGGGCGGTGGACTTGGCATTCCCTATGATCCAGAAGAAGAAACACCACCATCGCCCGGTGCTTACGGCGCAATGATTGGTAAGGTTCTGGGTGACCTCGATTGTAGTATTATCTTGGAACCTGGTCGTTTGATTGCCGGAAATGCAGGCATTCTATTGACGTCAATGCTTTATGAAAAAGAGAGTGAGAATAAGGTCTTTTATATCTTAGACGCGGCCATGAATGACCTATCGCGGCCGGCTATGTATGACGCATACCATGATATTATCCCGGTTAAAGAACCATCAAATGTAGGTAGCGATCAAAGCAATCTGGTTTCCGCTGATTTTGTAGGGCCCGTTTGTGAAACAGGCGATACATTTGCAAAATCAAGAACAACCAGTCCTATGATGGCTGGTGATTTGGCGGTTATTAAATCAGCGGGCGCATACGGGGCCGTTATGGCATCTACCTATAATAGCAGAGCACTTATTCCAGAAGTATTAGTGAGCGAAGATAAATTCTCAGTAATTCGTAAGCGTCAAAGCATTGAAGATTTGATTAATCTGGATCAAGTTCCTGATTGGCTCGCAGAGGAATAA
- a CDS encoding TlpA disulfide reductase family protein — translation MLNKNILASLSMFAFAACSEASENNNASEEIASNAATATEISESVYAEAANSGDFKSYLKGEMSNLLYTEEKSPLSGHIFIDEAGDAIALKEFTGKAMLINFWASWCAPCRVEMPALSRLQKAVGNDNFEVVAINVDRGGLGDAKQALEDWGVEGLALYNDSTMKIAFDLAQGALPSSFVVDRDGNFRALYIGPLEWDAPEAIELFTALRDGKI, via the coding sequence ATGCTCAATAAAAATATCCTTGCATCACTATCCATGTTTGCGTTTGCTGCGTGCTCGGAAGCATCTGAGAATAACAATGCATCTGAAGAGATAGCATCAAATGCCGCCACTGCAACTGAAATAAGCGAGTCTGTTTATGCAGAAGCAGCAAACTCGGGTGATTTTAAGTCATATTTGAAGGGCGAAATGTCCAACCTTTTATATACTGAAGAAAAGTCCCCTCTATCAGGGCACATCTTTATTGATGAAGCAGGGGATGCAATCGCACTTAAGGAATTTACCGGCAAGGCAATGTTGATTAATTTCTGGGCGAGTTGGTGTGCACCGTGCCGTGTTGAAATGCCGGCATTATCTAGGCTGCAAAAAGCTGTTGGTAATGATAATTTTGAAGTTGTTGCAATCAATGTTGACCGTGGTGGTTTAGGAGATGCCAAGCAAGCGTTGGAAGATTGGGGTGTCGAAGGCCTGGCACTTTATAACGATTCTACGATGAAAATTGCATTTGACCTTGCGCAGGGTGCGTTACCTTCCAGCTTTGTTGTCGACCGTGACGGCAACTTTAGAGCGCTTTATATTGGCCCCCTAGAATGGGACGCGCCTGAAGCGATTGAATTATTCACAGCACTTCGTGATGGAAAGATTTAA
- a CDS encoding glutathione S-transferase family protein, with protein MSSPLHIVIGTKNYSSWSLRGWLAVAHTGLAFSEQKLPLDTSEFHDQIGDLSPTRCVPVLHHEGQKVWDSLAVIDYCARLVPEKNWWPEQLSAYGHARSVAAEMHSGFTALRNHAPMNIRGRWTGLSLSHSVAADINRIEEVWNECRNKYSENGAYLFGDFGAVDMMYAPVVSRLVTYDISVSNTSREYMNNILNHPLIQRWCEEAKREEDTVFQDELPQDITMLG; from the coding sequence ATGTCATCACCTCTACATATTGTAATCGGTACAAAAAATTACTCTAGTTGGTCACTAAGGGGGTGGCTGGCGGTAGCGCACACCGGGCTTGCTTTCAGTGAACAAAAACTACCTTTAGACACATCAGAATTTCATGACCAAATCGGTGACCTTAGCCCCACCAGGTGTGTCCCGGTTCTTCATCATGAAGGTCAAAAAGTATGGGATTCGCTTGCAGTCATTGATTACTGCGCCCGTTTGGTACCTGAAAAAAACTGGTGGCCTGAACAGCTCTCGGCATACGGTCATGCACGCAGTGTAGCCGCAGAAATGCATAGCGGATTTACGGCACTCCGAAATCATGCACCAATGAACATCCGCGGGCGCTGGACTGGCCTGTCGCTTAGCCATAGCGTTGCAGCGGATATTAACCGTATCGAAGAAGTCTGGAATGAATGTCGGAATAAGTATTCAGAAAATGGGGCATATCTTTTTGGCGATTTTGGTGCTGTTGATATGATGTATGCCCCAGTTGTGAGTAGGCTCGTTACTTATGATATTTCTGTGAGCAATACATCGAGAGAATATATGAACAATATTCTCAATCACCCACTTATCCAGCGCTGGTGCGAGGAAGCCAAGCGTGAGGAAGACACGGTGTTTCAGGATGAATTACCGCAAGACATCACCATGCTTGGCTAA
- the argH gene encoding argininosuccinate lyase translates to MWGGRFSAGPSAIMAEINASIGFDKRLYREDIEGSKAHATMLAQQSIITDADLKAIISGLDQIKGEIERGEMHYDNSLEDIHMHIEARLRELIGDAGARLHTARSRNDQVATDFRLWCRRAIDQLDGLYDGLLKSIVDQAEVYADWVMPGFTHLQTAQPVTLGHHLMAYFEMFKRDRSRLSDCRKRLNENPLGAAALAGTGFTIDRHMTANLLGFDNPMANSLDAVSARDFAIELLSCLSISAVHLSRLADEIVLWASAAFGFLTLSDSFSTGSSIMPQKRNPDAAELIRAKVGRIMGAQNGLMVVMKGLPLAYSKDMQEDKEPVFKAVDDFELCLSAMTGMMNDLKPNKTAMAEAARHAFSTATDLADWLVRELNLPFRDAHHVTGAIVKEAETQGLELKDLPLEAMQAVEPRITKDIYNVLSVDASVNSRISFGGTAPANVLDAVKRAKEQLA, encoded by the coding sequence ATGTGGGGTGGACGCTTTAGCGCTGGGCCAAGCGCAATTATGGCAGAAATTAATGCGTCGATCGGTTTTGACAAGCGTTTGTACCGCGAAGATATCGAAGGATCGAAAGCGCATGCAACAATGCTTGCGCAGCAATCAATTATCACTGACGCCGATCTAAAGGCGATCATAAGTGGCCTTGATCAAATCAAGGGAGAAATAGAACGCGGCGAAATGCATTATGACAATAGTCTTGAAGATATCCACATGCATATCGAAGCAAGACTGCGTGAATTGATCGGTGATGCGGGCGCTCGATTGCACACTGCAAGATCGCGGAATGACCAGGTAGCTACTGATTTTAGATTATGGTGTCGCCGTGCTATCGATCAACTTGATGGCTTATATGACGGCTTATTAAAATCGATCGTTGATCAGGCGGAAGTATATGCAGATTGGGTTATGCCCGGCTTCACACATTTGCAAACGGCACAGCCCGTGACGCTTGGACATCACTTGATGGCATACTTTGAAATGTTCAAACGTGATCGGTCTCGCTTATCAGATTGCCGTAAACGTTTAAATGAAAACCCACTAGGTGCCGCTGCCCTTGCGGGAACAGGGTTCACTATTGACCGACATATGACGGCCAACCTGTTGGGGTTTGACAACCCCATGGCGAATTCGTTGGATGCTGTTTCTGCCCGCGATTTTGCGATTGAGCTACTATCATGTCTTTCAATATCTGCGGTACATTTATCGCGCCTTGCTGATGAAATCGTTTTGTGGGCAAGCGCGGCATTTGGTTTTTTAACGCTGTCAGACTCGTTCTCGACCGGATCATCTATCATGCCGCAAAAGCGTAATCCGGATGCAGCAGAACTTATTCGGGCCAAGGTTGGCAGGATTATGGGGGCCCAGAATGGCTTGATGGTTGTCATGAAGGGCCTTCCTCTTGCGTATTCAAAGGATATGCAGGAAGATAAAGAACCTGTTTTCAAGGCTGTAGATGACTTTGAACTATGCCTAAGCGCGATGACAGGCATGATGAATGACTTAAAACCAAACAAAACGGCGATGGCTGAGGCCGCTCGGCATGCATTTTCAACTGCAACTGATCTCGCGGATTGGTTGGTCCGGGAATTAAATTTACCGTTTCGCGACGCACATCATGTTACAGGGGCCATTGTTAAAGAGGCTGAAACTCAGGGCTTGGAACTAAAAGACCTGCCACTTGAGGCAATGCAAGCGGTAGAACCCCGCATAACAAAAGACATCTATAATGTCTTAAGTGTCGACGCATCGGTAAATAGCCGGATATCATTTGGGGGCACGGCGCCCGCAAATGTGTTGGATGCGGTTAAACGTGCAAAGGAGCAGCTAGCATGA
- a CDS encoding TIGR04283 family arsenosugar biosynthesis glycosyltransferase yields the protein MDDQADKKRVSIIIPALNEEASIFVTLKHLEALSPAPYEVIVVDGGSDDKTVEIVHAFAKTSSFPIKVVFSDQGRAKQINKGVHNAKGDIVAFLHADTWLSPDALSVMPNVLSNEKIGLAGFTAIIQGSERTWWMINFHHIIKTYYAPLIFRPHLFFKGARLLFGDQVMFMRRHDFETCGGFDDDMEIMEEANLCLKVVRAGLGRVKLVDRTVVTSDRRIAKWGGFKSTFLHFYIGILWGIGVSPKYLKQFYADFR from the coding sequence ATGGATGACCAAGCAGATAAAAAGCGCGTATCAATTATTATACCAGCCTTAAATGAAGAGGCTTCGATTTTTGTTACGCTAAAACATTTGGAAGCCTTATCGCCAGCACCGTATGAAGTTATCGTGGTTGATGGAGGTAGCGACGATAAAACTGTTGAAATCGTTCATGCGTTCGCAAAAACAAGTTCGTTCCCAATAAAAGTTGTCTTTTCAGACCAAGGTCGTGCCAAACAGATCAACAAAGGTGTTCATAATGCCAAAGGCGATATCGTTGCATTTCTGCATGCTGATACCTGGCTATCCCCCGACGCTTTATCGGTAATGCCTAATGTTCTGAGCAATGAAAAAATAGGCCTTGCTGGCTTCACGGCGATTATACAAGGGAGCGAGCGAACATGGTGGATGATCAATTTTCATCATATTATCAAAACCTATTATGCGCCTTTGATTTTCAGGCCACATTTATTTTTCAAAGGGGCAAGGCTTTTATTTGGTGATCAGGTTATGTTTATGCGCCGGCATGACTTTGAAACATGCGGCGGCTTTGACGATGATATGGAAATTATGGAAGAGGCCAATCTTTGTCTAAAGGTGGTGCGCGCTGGTCTAGGGCGGGTTAAATTAGTTGATCGTACCGTCGTTACCTCAGATCGCAGGATCGCCAAATGGGGTGGCTTTAAATCAACTTTCCTGCATTTTTACATCGGTATTTTATGGGGAATTGGTGTTTCGCCGAAATATCTAAAGCAATTTTACGCTGATTTCAGATAA
- a CDS encoding zinc-ribbon domain-containing protein, which produces MILECPSCEAKFKIPAGAVSDTGRKVRCANCKHIWHATSADVFKPNQVSLAAAVDDVEAQQATNPVHANSADLSQTPDTEISETEDYEITVDAEDDSVDEETAHKVTADEVTNSDNVVDGEQSVAEQATDFIANIKAGLEGSDLEDDFATVDDVVDEDDFLARRRAEQRKGYAQQTEARKRRFVTMGWAALVALWISIILTFVMFKDGVISIFPAANALYASAESADYTEQFRPKEGEVLTPPITEEVTRLEAYIIPPPTLEVIDGTQTLMVRGFVENKSRRAASVPKLELQVLDNRGRVIQNWIHEPKGSIITRGAKLNFETSLSPVPQGVVRAVVKVIEGSKSSARAEYS; this is translated from the coding sequence ATGATATTAGAGTGCCCATCATGTGAAGCAAAATTCAAAATACCGGCCGGCGCTGTTTCCGATACGGGCCGCAAGGTGCGATGCGCAAATTGCAAGCATATATGGCATGCAACATCTGCTGATGTTTTTAAACCAAATCAGGTTTCGCTTGCAGCAGCCGTCGACGACGTCGAGGCCCAGCAAGCGACCAATCCAGTACATGCTAATAGTGCTGACTTATCCCAAACGCCCGATACAGAAATTTCTGAAACTGAAGATTACGAAATTACCGTAGATGCAGAAGACGATTCCGTTGATGAAGAAACAGCGCATAAGGTTACGGCGGATGAAGTCACCAATAGCGATAATGTCGTTGATGGTGAGCAATCAGTCGCAGAACAAGCAACCGACTTTATCGCGAATATAAAGGCGGGCCTGGAGGGCTCAGATCTTGAAGATGACTTCGCGACCGTTGACGATGTTGTTGACGAAGATGATTTTCTAGCGCGCAGACGCGCTGAACAGCGTAAGGGCTATGCGCAGCAAACAGAGGCTCGTAAACGACGTTTTGTAACGATGGGTTGGGCGGCATTGGTTGCTCTTTGGATATCGATAATCCTTACCTTTGTAATGTTTAAAGACGGCGTTATTTCAATTTTCCCTGCGGCTAATGCGTTATACGCTTCCGCTGAAAGCGCTGACTATACAGAGCAATTTCGGCCAAAAGAGGGTGAGGTTTTAACCCCGCCTATCACTGAGGAAGTAACCCGTTTAGAGGCTTATATTATACCCCCTCCAACACTTGAAGTTATTGATGGTACGCAAACACTTATGGTACGCGGGTTTGTTGAAAACAAAAGTAGAAGAGCTGCCTCGGTCCCAAAACTGGAGTTACAGGTACTGGATAATAGAGGACGTGTTATTCAAAACTGGATTCATGAGCCTAAAGGTTCGATTATAACTCGTGGGGCTAAACTTAATTTTGAAACAAGTTTGTCACCTGTTCCACAGGGGGTTGTCCGTGCTGTTGTAAAGGTGATTGAAGGGTCGAAATCTTCGGCTCGTGCTGAATATAGCTAA
- the ftsE gene encoding cell division ATP-binding protein FtsE: protein MITFENVGMRYGMGAEVLRDINFSLDKGSFHFLTGPSGAGKTTLLKLMYLAHRPSRGLMHFFNKDMATLERQDFPRLRRRIGVVFQDFRLFDHLSAFDNVALPLLIKGAKKADIASHVEELLSWVDLEERMHARPATLSGGEKQRVAIARAVINKPDLLVADEPTGNVDPAMSRKLMHLFIELNKIGTTIVVATHDEELVKDVGAPILKLANGELEQLPGAKALTDPAPNNQSNSANKNLPSDPSEGEDG, encoded by the coding sequence ATGATAACCTTTGAAAATGTTGGAATGCGATATGGCATGGGGGCCGAAGTTCTTCGTGACATAAATTTTTCGCTCGACAAAGGCTCATTTCATTTTTTAACCGGGCCCTCAGGTGCGGGAAAAACAACATTACTGAAACTGATGTACCTTGCACATCGCCCTTCCAGAGGGCTAATGCACTTTTTTAATAAAGACATGGCAACATTAGAACGACAGGACTTCCCCAGATTGCGCCGCCGCATTGGCGTTGTCTTTCAAGATTTTCGCCTGTTTGACCATTTGAGTGCCTTTGACAATGTTGCCCTGCCCCTGTTGATCAAGGGCGCCAAAAAGGCTGATATCGCGAGCCATGTTGAAGAATTGCTATCCTGGGTCGACCTTGAAGAACGCATGCATGCACGCCCTGCAACGCTTTCGGGCGGCGAAAAACAGCGCGTCGCAATTGCCAGAGCAGTTATAAATAAACCCGACCTACTTGTCGCAGATGAACCAACAGGCAATGTTGACCCTGCAATGTCCAGAAAGCTTATGCATCTGTTCATCGAACTTAATAAGATCGGGACAACGATTGTTGTGGCTACACATGACGAAGAACTCGTTAAGGATGTTGGCGCGCCTATCCTCAAACTTGCAAATGGCGAATTAGAACAATTGCCGGGTGCCAAAGCGCTAACCGACCCTGCGCCCAATAATCAGAGTAATTCAGCTAATAAAAACCTGCCATCAGACCCTTCTGAAGGAGAAGACGGTTGA